Genomic segment of bacterium:
GGGGGCTCCTGGCTGAGCGCGCGGGCGATGGTCAGGCGCTGCTGCTGGCCGCCCGAGAGCAGGCTGCCGAGCGAGCCGAGACGGTCCTTCACTTCGTCCCAGAGGGCGGCGCGCGTGAGGCAGCGCTCGACGATCTCATTCAGAACGCTGCGGTTCCGGACGCCCGCCAGGCGCGGCGCGAGGGCGACGTTGTCGTAGACCGACAGCGGCAAGCCCACAGGCAGCGGGAAGACGACGCCAATGCGCCGCCGCAGCGCGTAGAGGTTGCGCCACTCGCCGAGGTCGCGGCCGTCGAGGCGGATCTCGCCGCTCACACGCATCGGCGCGATGAAGGCGTCCATCCGGTTCAGGGCGCGCAGGAAGGAGGTCTTGCCGCTGCCGGCCGGGCCGACGATGCCGAAGATCTCGCCGGCGCGCACCTCGAAGCTGGCGCCGGCCAGGGCGCAGTGGCGGCCGTAATGAACCGCCAGGTCGCGCACGGCGAGCTTGACGGCGGGCGCGGCGGCGGGCGCGCTCACCACTTCTTCCTCCCGCGCAGCCACATGCGGAAGCCGATCGAG
This window contains:
- a CDS encoding ATP-binding cassette domain-containing protein — protein: MSAPAAAPAVKLAVRDLAVHYGRHCALAGASFEVRAGEIFGIVGPAGSGKTSFLRALNRMDAFIAPMRVSGEIRLDGRDLGEWRNLYALRRRIGVVFPLPVGLPLSVYDNVALAPRLAGVRNRSVLNEIVERCLTRAALWDEVKDRLGSLGSLLSGGQQQRLTIARALSQEPP